From the Roseibium salinum genome, one window contains:
- a CDS encoding acyl-CoA carboxylase subunit beta, protein MKEVLAELERRRDTARLGGGQRRIDAQHSKGKLTARERIEILLDEGSFEEFDMFKQHRCTDFGMHEQHIPGDGVVTGWGTVNGRTVYVFSKDFTVFGGSLSEAHAEKITKIQDMALQNRAPIIGLFDAGGARIQEGVAALGGYGEVFQRNVLASGVIPQISLIMGPCAGGDVYSPAMTDFIFMVRDTSYMFVTGPDVVKTVTNETVTAEELGGASIHTTKSSIADGAFDNDVEALQQMRRLIDFLPMNNLADLPELTNHDDPDRIDMSLDTLIPDNPNKPYDMKELVLKTVDESDFFEIQGNFAKNIITGFGRVEGRTVGIVANQPMVLAGVLDSDASRKASRFVRFCDCFGIPIVTFVDVPGFLPGTSQEYGGLIKHGAKLLFAYAEATVPKITVITRKAYGGAYDVMSSKHIRGDINYAWPTAEIAVMGAKGAVEILYRSELGNKDKIAKRTREYEDRFANPFVAAERGYIDDVIRPHSTRRRVAKALALLRSKKVEMPWKKHDNIPL, encoded by the coding sequence ATGAAAGAAGTTCTGGCCGAATTGGAAAGGCGCCGCGATACGGCGCGGCTGGGCGGCGGACAGCGGCGGATCGATGCGCAGCATTCCAAGGGGAAGCTGACGGCGCGTGAACGCATAGAAATCCTGCTGGACGAGGGCTCGTTTGAAGAGTTCGACATGTTCAAGCAGCATCGCTGCACCGATTTCGGCATGCATGAACAGCATATACCGGGCGACGGCGTCGTGACGGGCTGGGGAACGGTCAATGGTCGCACCGTCTACGTGTTTTCCAAGGACTTCACGGTGTTCGGCGGCTCGCTTTCCGAAGCGCACGCGGAAAAGATCACCAAGATCCAGGACATGGCCCTGCAGAACCGCGCGCCGATTATCGGCCTGTTCGACGCGGGGGGCGCCCGCATCCAGGAGGGCGTTGCGGCTCTCGGCGGCTACGGGGAAGTGTTTCAGCGCAATGTCCTGGCCTCCGGCGTCATTCCGCAGATCTCCCTGATCATGGGACCGTGTGCCGGGGGGGACGTCTACTCGCCCGCCATGACGGATTTCATCTTCATGGTGCGGGACACCTCCTACATGTTCGTGACCGGGCCGGATGTGGTGAAGACGGTGACCAACGAGACCGTGACGGCCGAAGAACTGGGCGGTGCCTCGATCCACACGACCAAGTCCTCGATCGCCGATGGCGCCTTCGACAATGACGTTGAGGCCCTGCAGCAAATGCGCAGGCTGATCGACTTTCTGCCCATGAACAATCTGGCGGACCTGCCGGAACTGACGAACCACGACGATCCGGACCGGATCGACATGAGTCTCGATACGCTCATCCCCGACAACCCGAACAAGCCCTACGACATGAAGGAACTCGTTCTGAAAACGGTCGATGAGAGCGACTTCTTCGAGATTCAGGGCAATTTTGCAAAGAATATCATAACCGGCTTCGGGCGGGTGGAAGGCCGCACGGTCGGCATCGTCGCCAACCAGCCGATGGTCCTGGCCGGTGTGCTCGATTCAGACGCCAGCCGGAAGGCCTCCCGGTTCGTCCGCTTCTGCGACTGTTTCGGCATTCCGATCGTCACCTTCGTTGATGTTCCGGGCTTTCTGCCGGGAACGTCGCAGGAATATGGCGGCCTCATCAAGCACGGTGCCAAGCTGCTGTTTGCCTATGCGGAGGCAACCGTGCCGAAAATCACCGTGATTACCCGCAAGGCGTATGGCGGCGCCTATGACGTGATGAGCTCCAAGCATATCCGCGGCGACATCAACTACGCCTGGCCTACGGCGGAAATTGCGGTGATGGGGGCAAAGGGAGCGGTGGAAATACTCTACAGGTCCGAGCTGGGCAACAAGGACAAGATCGCCAAGCGGACCAGGGAATACGAAGACCGTTTCGCCAATCCGTTCGTGGCGGCGGAACGCGGCTATATCGACGACGTCATCCGGCCGCATTCGACCCGCCGGCGCGTGGCAAAGGCGCTTGCCCTGCTGCGTTCCAAGAAAGTCGAAATGCCCTGGAAGAAACACGACAACATCCCGCTTTGA